ACTGGTCGTGCGGCCGACGAGCGAAACCATCATCGGCGCCATGTACGCCAAGTGGGTGCAGTCGTATCGCGATCTGCCGATCTTGATCAATCAATGGGCGAACGTCGTGCGCTGGGAGCTGCGCACGCGGATGTTCCTGCGCACCGCCGAGTTTCTGTGGCAGGAAGGACACACCGCGCACGCCACGCAGGCCGAGGCGGTGGAAGAAACCATCAAGATGCTGGGCGTCTACGCCCGCTTCGCGCAAGACTACATGGCCATGCCCGTCATCCGTGGCGAGAAGACGGCCGGCGAGCGATTTCCCGGCGCCGTGAACACGTATTCGATCGAGGCCATGATGCAGGACCGCAAGGCCCTGCAGGCCGGCACATCGCACTTCCTGGGCCAGAATTTCTCCAGGGCGCAGGAGATCAAGTTCCTCTCCTCCGAAGGGCGCGAGGAATTCGCCTGGACCACAAGCTGGGGTGTGTCGACACGCTTGATCGGCGGTCTGATCATGACTCACGGCGACGACGATGGGCTGATCGTGCCGCCGCGACTGGCGCCGCAGCACGTCGTGATCCTGCCGATCTATCGCACGGACGAAGAGCGCGCAAGCGTTCTGGAATATTGCCAGAAGTTGCGGGCCGAGCTGGCCGCACAGCGCTATGACGACGAGCCCGTGCGCGTGCTATTAGACGATCGCGACATCGCCCGGGCGGATAAGAAATGGCAGCACGTCAAGCGCGGCGTGCCGGTGAGCGTCGAGATCGGCCCGCGCGATCTGGCGGGTGATACGCTCATGCCGAAGCGTCGCGACGAGACCTCGGGCGAGAAAAAGCCCGCCGTGCCGCGCAGCCAGTTCGTGGCCGAGATCGGCGCTACCCTGACCGCGATGCAGAAGAACCTTTTTGACCGCGCGCTCGCCGAGCGCCAGGCCAACACGCGGACGATTACCAGGCTCGACGAATTTGAGGCCTTCTTTACTCCGGCCAATGCCGACAAGCCGGAAATTCACGGCGGCTTTGCCGTGTGCCATTTTGTCGAAGGGAAGCAAACGGCCGACATCCTGGCCAAACACAAGGTCACGATCCGCTGCGTGCCGATCGCCGAGGAGCCCGGCTTCGAGCAGGAACTGCCCGGCGAGTGCGTCTTCACGGGCGAGCCGACCACGAAGCGCGCAATCTTCGCCAAAGCGTACTAACAGCCTGTTGAAGAACTCAACGGGCTGCGACATCGCAGGGATGCGATGGCAAAATATCGACGTAAGTCGTTATTTTGCGAGCCATGCGAAGCTTTGCTTCGCACTTGGCGAGGTTGAAAAAAGCCACGAGGGCTTTTTTCAACAGGCTGCTAAGCGAAGCGCGGAGCGAAAGGTGCCGAGTGCCGAGCGATTCACTTCGAGCACCTTCCCCAAGCGCCAGCGATGGTCGCACCGAGCTTCGATTCGTCCCTCGCGCGCTTCGGGCAGGTATTGATCAACTCTACGAGTTCCAGCGCACATTAGTTTGGCAATTCGGGTGCCATGGCCACGCTGGACTGGCAAGGCATCAGGCCACCTACTCGCGCGAGCGTGATGCCGGTAATTCCCGTGTATCTGACGCCCAAGGCGTCGAACAAGTCGGCCCAGGGCAGGCTATTAGGATCCGCGGCCGTGCATGTAGCTATTTCACGTCCGCGACGAACGTGTTGCGCAATACCCCCAGCCTTTCGATTTCGATTTCCGCGGCGTCGCCTGGTTGCAAGAAGATCGGCGGCTGCCGCGCGAAGCCGACGCCTGGCGGTGTGCCGGTGAAGATGACGTCGCCGGGGATGAGCGTGCAGACCTGCGAGATGTAGGCCACGAGGCGGGGCACGGAAAAGATCAATTGATCGGTGTTCGAGTCTTGCAGCGTGCGCCCGTTCACGCGGCATTGAATGCGCAAGTGGCCCACGTCGCCTAGTTCGTCGGGCGTGACCAGCTCGGGCCCGAACGGCGCGAAGCCGTCGAACGTCTTGCCCAAGAGCCATTGCTTGCCGGGCTTGTGCGCTTGCCAATCGCGCGCCGAGACGTCGTTGCCGACGCAGTAGCCGCCGATGTAATTCATGGCGTCCGCGGGCGAAACGCGTCGCGCGCGGCGGTTGATGACGACGACCAGCTCGGCCTCGTAATCCACTTCGTGACTTTCGCCCGGTAAGGGAATCACGTCGCCGTGCGCGGCCACGGCGGTCGGAAACTTGTTGAAGATCACCGGCTCGGGGGGCGGCTCCATGCCGCTTTCGCGCGCGTGATCGGCGTAGTTCAAGCCGACGCAAATGACCTTCTGCGGCTCAGGAATGGGGGCCAGCAGGCGCACGGTGCCGGGATCGATCGTGGCCCCTTTGGTCATCGCGGCCGCGGCGCGGCGCAAGACCTCCGGGCCTGCGGCCAATAACTCCTTCAATGACCAGGGGAGTGTCGGATCGGTGCTGGCCAGATCGACATAACGACCGTCGCGCACGGCAGCCACGCGGGGCCCTTGCGCGGATAGAAACGTCACGAACCTCACGGAATCCCTCCGGTAGTTTTCTGCCACGTTCGTCTCGCCGATCGCCCCCTCTTGGGGCGAGTCACGGCCGAGCGCCGGCGCCAGATTAAGGCCGCGATCATGGCTTCGCAAGGCGTCGCGCCGGTCGGGATGCGGCGCGGAACAGCCCGCTCGCCGTGCAAGTCGGGGGACCAGAAAACGCTCGAACACCCGGCTTTGGGGCCGGTTGAGCAATTTTGTCAGGCGCGTCCTGGCATTTCGAACTATGTTTTCCAGTGGCAGGCGATCGCAACACATCTCGGGAGCACGAACCTGCCAACGCACGCGCTTCGATCGCGCTCCCCACAGCTGTATCGGCAACCATGACACCTTCTGCCTCCCCATCTACGGCCGCTCGTGCAGGCGGCGCGGCGGACGCCGTGCTCGCCTCGGATCAACTCCCGATCGGCGAACGGCTTCAAGAGCTGACCAGGCTGCTTTCGGATTTGCACGAGACGCCAAACGCCTCGACCAGCACGCCCTTGCAGCTGACCCCCACTCAGGAAAACACCCTGGTCCAGGTGCGGCTGGGCATCGCCAGCAGCTTGTACACGGCGCTGAAATGGAAGCACGAGCCGACGGCGCGGCATTGCCTGCGCGTGGCGCTGGGTTGCTCGGCCTGGGTCCATCGGCTGGGATTGCCCCCCGAGCGGCGCGACGAGATCGAAGTGGCCGCGCTTTTGCACGACGTCGGCAAGATCGGCGTCCCCGAGCACATCCTCACCAAGCCCGGCCCGCTGACCGTGCAGGAAATGGCCGTCGTCGAGGGGCATTGGCTGGTGGGGTTGGAAATCCTGCGCAACTGCTGCGCCGCGAAGACCCTGCAAGACATCCTGCTCTACACGCCCGCCTGGTTCGACGGCAGCCGTCTGGGCCTGGGGGTGCTGGGCGAATCGTTGCCGCTGGGGTCGCGCATCGTGGCGATCATGGACGCCTTCGATTCGATGACCAACGATCACGACTATCGTCCGGCGCTAACGCGGCAACAGGCGTTTCACGAGCTACACCGCGGCGCTGGCCGGCAGTTCGATCCACGCCTCGTGAAGTCATTCTGCGAATTGCACGATCACGACGAATCGAAACTGCTCGAGCTGGTGCCGCGCCGGTGGCTGCAGCAGCTTGATCCTTCGGAAGTGAACACCGCCTGGCGATTGAACGACCGCGAGGCGCCGTCGCCGCAGCTTTATCAGATGCCGTACTTCCAGGAGCGGTTGATCGACGAACTGGCCGAGGCCGTGATTTTCGTCGATAACTCGCTACGAATCATTCGCTGGAACGCGGCGGCCGAGCGGCTGACCGGCGTGCCGGCCGAAAACGTTTACCTGCGCAACTGGGCCCCCAGCCTGTTGCGATTGCGCGATGAACACGGCTGCATCATCCAGGACCAGCAGTGCCCCATGGCCTATGCGTTGCAGGCCGGGACGATGTGGGCCGGTCGGCTGAACCTGCGCGGCCGCGATGGGCACGTAGCCACGGTTACGGCCCGGGCGTGCCCCGTACACGGCGAAGACGGCACGCCGCAAGGGCTCGTCATCGTGCTACACGGCACGGTCACCGAAGACGCGCACCACGAGCATTCGCAGCAGTTGCACGAAATCGCGGCACGCGATCCGCTGACGCGGCTGCCGAATCGGGCCGAGTTCGATCGGCAAGTCGACGCGGCCGTGGCCGCCCACACGCGCGAGAAGCGACGCTGCAGCATCATCATCACCGGCGTCGACGACTTCAAGCAGATCAACGAGGACTACGGGCACCGAGCCGGCGACGAGGTGTTGCGGGCTTATGCGGCGCTGTTGCTCGGCTCGTGCCGGGTGGGTGATATCCTGGCCCGCTACGGCGGCGACGAGTTCATCATGTTCTTCGCCGACTGCGACGGCCAGATCGTGGCGCGGCGCGGCGAGCAATTGCGCATGGCCTTCGCCGATTTGCCGCACGAAGAATTGGGCAATAAGCGCGCCAGCGCCAGCTATGGCGTTACCGAAATCCAGCCTGGCGATACGCCCGACACGATGATCTGCCGCGCGAAGCGCGCGTTGCAGCAGGCGAAAGCGGCGGGCCGCAACAAGGTCGTGCAGCTTGGCTCGGGGCAAGAGACCGCATCCCGGCCGCTGCTCAAGCTGCGCTGCAAGTTCACCTCCGGCGAGCCGGTGATCGAAAAGCAGTTGGTGAGCGAGGTGCCGCTGGAAGTGAGCGTGGAAAAACTGCGCGGTTTCATCTCGGACCATCATGCCAACGTCATCGAGCTGAAAGAAACGCGCGTCGTGTTGGCCGTCACCTGCGGATCGCCGGCGCGGCCCCTGTTCTCGCAGCGCACCACGCGGTTCACGATGGAAATCGACTTCGAGGAAGAGCGCGAGCGGCCGGCGAATGACGACGATCGCCAGGCCGGGTCCGGGGTGCGGACGATCATCAAGATCGCCATCCGGCCCGAGAAGACCGCCGAGCGCCGCCAGAAGCTCGTCGACGAGCATGCGCGGCAATTGTTGATCAGCCTGCGCGCCTATCTGATGGCCGTCGAACCGGGCGACACCGCGGCCAGCGTGCTTGCGCGCGCCAAGGGTCTGCTGCTGCCGCGCTGGTCACGCTAGGGCCGACACGCGTGCGGCACTTCTTTCCGCGCGAGAATCGTACTGGTGAACAAGCCACCGGGGACACCCGTGGGTTTCTCGGTGATCTGCGGCCCGCGCGGCTGATTGCTATTGCGAAACCTTTCGGGTATGCTGCGCGCGGATTGTACGATTTTTCGCTGCTTCGACCTGTCCGTTCCGGAGATAACCACCATGGCTTATACCGTGCCCGACCTGCCGTATGCCTTCGACGCCCTCGAGCCGCATATCGATGCGCAGACGATGCAGATTCATCACGACAAGCATCACGCCGCGTACGTGACGAATTTGAACAACGCCATTCAAGGAACGGATTTGGGCAATCAAAGCATCGAGGCGCTGGTGTCGGCGATCGACAAGGTGCCCGAGAACATCCGCACGGTGGTACGTAACAACGGCGGCGGCCACGCCAACCACTCGCTGTTCTGGACCGTGATGGGACCGAAGGCGGGCGGTCAGCCGAGCGGCGCCTTGGCCGAAGCCATCAAGGCCGATCTGGGCGGCTTCGACGCTTTCAAGGATCAGTTTGCCAAGGCTGCTACCACGCGCTTCGGCAGCGGCTGGGCTTGGCTGAGCGTCGGCCCCGGCGGCAAGCTGATTGTCGAAAGCACGCCAAATCAAGACAGCCCGCTCATGCACGGCAACACGCCGATCCTGGGCCTGGACGTGTGGGAACACGCGTATTACCTGAAGTACCAGAACCGCCGGCCTGAGTACATCGCGGCCTTCTGGAACGTGATCAACTGGCCGAACGTGGCCGAGCGATTCGCCGCTGCCAAGCGCTAGCACTCGGTCGAGCAGGTCAGGTAACGCGCTGTCGCGGCGGCATTGCTAGCGATGCTTGGCAATGCGGTTGCGCGCTTGCCAAAAATGATATTGATTCGCGGGCGCGTCCTTCTATAATCCCCGCCCGGTTGCGCCGTAGGCGGTCACTCTGGCAGTCGTGCCTTCTAACGCGATTGTATGGAGTTCACCGTTGCACCTGTCCGAATAGATATCCAGACAACGCTCCCGCGTGCGGCCCGCACCGCGCACGGACGAGCGCAGCACATCTTGTCGCATTTCAACAGAGCAGTGCGGTGCGCGAGCGCGGCAAGGAGGCCGTGCGACCCGCTGTCGTCTCTGACATATCTTCTTCTCTCTACAAGGCAGCCGAGCCATGTATTTTCCAGTTGCGCACGCAACGTGTGTCGCCCTTTTGGCGCTGGCCGTCACGGGTTGCCAAAGCGGCGTGAAGTGGCCCTTCGCCAAGAAGGAGGCCGCAGCCTCGCAAGCCTACCCGGGCGCCACCACGCCAGCGGGCGCCTACTCGAATCAAGCGCAGTCGAACGTGCAACTGCCGTCGACCACGACGCAGCCCTACAACATTGGCAATAGCTACGCGCCGGGCAATACCTCGGCCGCCGCGACCGGGACTTATCCTGAAGCCGCGGCCGCGGCCACCGCCGCCACTTATCCCGGCGCGGGAGCCGGCACGACCAATGCCGGTAGTGCCTACGGCGCCCCGGCCGCCTATCCGGGCGGAAACACCGCTTATCCTTCGACCGGCGGCATGCCGAGTTCGTATCCGGGAGCCGGTGGTTATGCGGCAACCGGAGCTTCGCCCGCCGCTCCGCAAGAAGGTGCTTATGGCAGCTCGATGGCGCCGTCGGCCGCGAGCGCCTATCCCTCGACGCCTGGTTCTTATGGAGCCACGGCCTCGGCCGGATCGTATGGTTCAACCGCCAGCCCTGGTGCGTACGGCACTTCGCCGCCGGCTGGTTCCTATGGCAGCACCCCCTCGACCGGCACCTATCCGCAGACCGCGTCGGCTTATCCTACGACAGGTGCCGCGGGCTCGTACCCGCCGCCCAGCACGCCGGGTGCCGAATCGTACAGCGCTGGCACACCGGTCGCTCAGACGGCGGACAGCCGCTACGGACAATATGAAAGCCCGGCCGCGACGACCGGTAGCGCGTATTCGAGCCCGGCCGCCAGCAGCTATCCGAGCACGACCCCGGCCGCCCCTGCCGCCGCGGCGCCGTACCAAGGTTCGGCTTATCCGGCCACGCCTGCGTCGACCACGATGCCGGCCGCCAGCAGTACTCCTTATCGTCCTGGTGGTACTTCGGACTATGTGCCAACGACACCGGGAGGCAGCGTGCCCAGTGGCTACGGCTCGACCGCCTCGGGCGTTCGCCCGGCGAGCTACGATGGCTCGGCGACGTCGATGCCCGCGACAGGTGCTGGCTACAACGACGTGGCGACACCCGCTGCCGTTCCCACGCCGTAAGAGCGTGACGCCTACGAAATCGAACGTAATGAAGGTTGCCCGGCAGTCACCTGACGCCGGGCAACTTTTTTGTTGCGCTCGGCTGGTAAATCCGCGCCCGTACTTCGATCGAAAGACTTCCTCTCCCTTCGGGAGAGGGTTAGGGTGAGGGGCTTTCAACTTCGACGCCTATTGCTGTTCCCCTCACCCCGGCCCTCTCCCAGAGGGAGAGGGAGTTAGTGCAGCGAGGCGCTCGTCGATCCAAGCGCGCGGTACGAAGCGTTGCAGGTGGGCGATGAACGTGCGCTCGGCAGCGTCGCGTGACGCGGTCGCGGCAGCGCTGGCGTCGCCTGGATCGCGGCTTCCAGCGTGGGCCGTCTCTTCCGCGCGGCGCCCGATGCGCACGGCCCATAGCATGCCGTAGGCATCGCGAAAGTCGCACCACAGGCGCTCGTGCGTATCGCGCGCGGGCCTGCGCCGCGGCCAGCCCAGCACTGGCAGGATTGCGGCGCCCGCGAAGACCCCCAGCGCCGCCGGGACGCGCCACGCGGTCGCGATCGTGATCCTGTCCCCCCATGGCAAGTAGTCGGCCAAGAGCACGAATTGTCCCGCGGCGTACAGCAGGCTCGCTGGCCAGAAGCGCGTGGGGAGATAGTTCACCAGTCCCACGCCGATCAGCACGGCAACAAATGCGCGCCACGCCGGATCCAGCGCCACCGGCTGCCCGTAGTGATAGATCAGGTCCTGAAACGCGGGTAGCGCCAAGACGAACCACAGCGCCGCCACGATCAAGTGCCAGGCGCGGTCTTGAGGCCGTTTCGCGCCCAGCACGGCGATGATCGGGCAGAACGTCGCGACGGCCGCGATATAGCGGGCCGCGCCGAGCCAGCGCGGGGGACCCTCGCCCGACGCCAGGACGGCGGCCAATTCCACGCCCACGAGTGCGGCGAGCGCCGTCAG
This DNA window, taken from Pirellulales bacterium, encodes the following:
- a CDS encoding superoxide dismutase, producing the protein MAYTVPDLPYAFDALEPHIDAQTMQIHHDKHHAAYVTNLNNAIQGTDLGNQSIEALVSAIDKVPENIRTVVRNNGGGHANHSLFWTVMGPKAGGQPSGALAEAIKADLGGFDAFKDQFAKAATTRFGSGWAWLSVGPGGKLIVESTPNQDSPLMHGNTPILGLDVWEHAYYLKYQNRRPEYIAAFWNVINWPNVAERFAAAKR
- the proS gene encoding proline--tRNA ligase translates to MAKAPATAITPTRGDDYPEWYQQVVRAADLAEQSPVRGCMVIKPWGYALWENMQRVLDRMFKDIGHVNAYFPLFIPLSYLEKEAEHVEGFAKECAVVTHHRLEAGPEGGLVPTGKLEEPLVVRPTSETIIGAMYAKWVQSYRDLPILINQWANVVRWELRTRMFLRTAEFLWQEGHTAHATQAEAVEETIKMLGVYARFAQDYMAMPVIRGEKTAGERFPGAVNTYSIEAMMQDRKALQAGTSHFLGQNFSRAQEIKFLSSEGREEFAWTTSWGVSTRLIGGLIMTHGDDDGLIVPPRLAPQHVVILPIYRTDEERASVLEYCQKLRAELAAQRYDDEPVRVLLDDRDIARADKKWQHVKRGVPVSVEIGPRDLAGDTLMPKRRDETSGEKKPAVPRSQFVAEIGATLTAMQKNLFDRALAERQANTRTITRLDEFEAFFTPANADKPEIHGGFAVCHFVEGKQTADILAKHKVTIRCVPIAEEPGFEQELPGECVFTGEPTTKRAIFAKAY
- a CDS encoding fumarylacetoacetate hydrolase family protein, with the translated sequence MTFLSAQGPRVAAVRDGRYVDLASTDPTLPWSLKELLAAGPEVLRRAAAAMTKGATIDPGTVRLLAPIPEPQKVICVGLNYADHARESGMEPPPEPVIFNKFPTAVAAHGDVIPLPGESHEVDYEAELVVVINRRARRVSPADAMNYIGGYCVGNDVSARDWQAHKPGKQWLLGKTFDGFAPFGPELVTPDELGDVGHLRIQCRVNGRTLQDSNTDQLIFSVPRLVAYISQVCTLIPGDVIFTGTPPGVGFARQPPIFLQPGDAAEIEIERLGVLRNTFVADVK
- a CDS encoding diguanylate cyclase, with protein sequence MLASDQLPIGERLQELTRLLSDLHETPNASTSTPLQLTPTQENTLVQVRLGIASSLYTALKWKHEPTARHCLRVALGCSAWVHRLGLPPERRDEIEVAALLHDVGKIGVPEHILTKPGPLTVQEMAVVEGHWLVGLEILRNCCAAKTLQDILLYTPAWFDGSRLGLGVLGESLPLGSRIVAIMDAFDSMTNDHDYRPALTRQQAFHELHRGAGRQFDPRLVKSFCELHDHDESKLLELVPRRWLQQLDPSEVNTAWRLNDREAPSPQLYQMPYFQERLIDELAEAVIFVDNSLRIIRWNAAAERLTGVPAENVYLRNWAPSLLRLRDEHGCIIQDQQCPMAYALQAGTMWAGRLNLRGRDGHVATVTARACPVHGEDGTPQGLVIVLHGTVTEDAHHEHSQQLHEIAARDPLTRLPNRAEFDRQVDAAVAAHTREKRRCSIIITGVDDFKQINEDYGHRAGDEVLRAYAALLLGSCRVGDILARYGGDEFIMFFADCDGQIVARRGEQLRMAFADLPHEELGNKRASASYGVTEIQPGDTPDTMICRAKRALQQAKAAGRNKVVQLGSGQETASRPLLKLRCKFTSGEPVIEKQLVSEVPLEVSVEKLRGFISDHHANVIELKETRVVLAVTCGSPARPLFSQRTTRFTMEIDFEEERERPANDDDRQAGSGVRTIIKIAIRPEKTAERRQKLVDEHARQLLISLRAYLMAVEPGDTAASVLARAKGLLLPRWSR